A part of Doryrhamphus excisus isolate RoL2022-K1 chromosome 8, RoL_Dexc_1.0, whole genome shotgun sequence genomic DNA contains:
- the sertad3 gene encoding SERTA domain-containing protein 3 isoform X1, translating into MTSGFFVFSSRCFPNPHWSDVVCRHERHFVCIEHRENVKMIMKTHKRKLQTEVSEEVSDRSSLAWERQRQFVFSVSMHKYQRDQETPEPSLRRSVLITNTLRQMEACQVSSVGLEVPLPPVVHEPKEQPGVAAHNDLPSSTKCQRVAPNGGKSALCVASPPLSADDEDWSSLAADPDFSISPTISTILTGLESTLDTSTQACPRAALRSLENLPASPDAGVFWLKQVRGHGRCWEQQEEFMEWEASMEVSSASYLKDVMVEDMFQDIDTSQLERDMGILGLRASGAAYPTAEDLQCLTPLSSTHSQPLPLNYNMKGLPSFSSFSAHVREGLELENLMTTLVES; encoded by the exons ATGACTTCGGGATTCTTCGTCTTTTCGAGTCGTTGCTTTCCGAACCCCCACTGGTCTGATGTGGTCTGCCGGCATGAACGTCATTTCGTTTGTATAGAACACAGGGAGAA TGTGAAGATGATTATGAAGACGCACAAGCGTAAACTCCAGACGGAGGTTTCCGAGGAGGTTTCAGACAGGAGCAGCCTGGCCTGGGAGAGGCAGAGGCAGTTTGTCTTCAGTGTTTCCATGCACAAGTATCAGCGGGACCAAGAGACACCAGAGCCCAGCCTCAGGAGGTCCGTCTTGATCACCAACACGCTGCGGCAGATGGAAGCGTGTCAGGTGTCGTCTGTAGGTTTGGAGGTGCCTTTACCGCCTGTTGTACATGAGCCAAAGGAACAGCCAGGTGTCGCTGCGCACAACGACCTCCCATCTTCTACAAAATGCCAACGGGTGGCGCCCAATGGTGGCAAAAGTGCGTTGTGTGTGGCATCGCCCCCTCTGTCTGCGGACGACGAGGATTGGAGTTCATTGGCCGCCGATccagatttttccatttcaccCACAATATCGACCATCCTCACCGGCCTGGAATCGACCCTCGACACTAGCACCCAGGCATGTCCACGGGCGGCCCTCAGGTCCTTGGAGAACCTGCCGGCCTCCCCAGATGCAGGAGTCTTCTGGCTGaagcaggtcagaggtcacgggAGGTGCTGGGAGCAGCAGGAGGAGTTCATGGAGTGGGAGGCCAGCATGGAGGTGAGCAGCGCCAGCTACCTCAAGGACGTCATGGTGGAGGACATGTTCCAGGACATAGACACGTCCCAACTGGAGAGGGACATGGGAATACTTGGCCTGAGGGCCAGTGGAGCTGCATACCCCACCGCAGAGGATCTTCAGTGTCTGACTCCCCTGTCCTCTACACATTCCCAGCCTCTCCCTCTCAACTACAACATGAAGGGCCTGCcgtccttctcctccttctcggCTCACGTGAGAGAAGGACTGGAGCTGGAGAATCTGATGACCACACTGGTGGAATCCTGA
- the sertad3 gene encoding SERTA domain-containing protein 3 isoform X2: protein MIMKTHKRKLQTEVSEEVSDRSSLAWERQRQFVFSVSMHKYQRDQETPEPSLRRSVLITNTLRQMEACQVSSVGLEVPLPPVVHEPKEQPGVAAHNDLPSSTKCQRVAPNGGKSALCVASPPLSADDEDWSSLAADPDFSISPTISTILTGLESTLDTSTQACPRAALRSLENLPASPDAGVFWLKQVRGHGRCWEQQEEFMEWEASMEVSSASYLKDVMVEDMFQDIDTSQLERDMGILGLRASGAAYPTAEDLQCLTPLSSTHSQPLPLNYNMKGLPSFSSFSAHVREGLELENLMTTLVES from the coding sequence ATGATTATGAAGACGCACAAGCGTAAACTCCAGACGGAGGTTTCCGAGGAGGTTTCAGACAGGAGCAGCCTGGCCTGGGAGAGGCAGAGGCAGTTTGTCTTCAGTGTTTCCATGCACAAGTATCAGCGGGACCAAGAGACACCAGAGCCCAGCCTCAGGAGGTCCGTCTTGATCACCAACACGCTGCGGCAGATGGAAGCGTGTCAGGTGTCGTCTGTAGGTTTGGAGGTGCCTTTACCGCCTGTTGTACATGAGCCAAAGGAACAGCCAGGTGTCGCTGCGCACAACGACCTCCCATCTTCTACAAAATGCCAACGGGTGGCGCCCAATGGTGGCAAAAGTGCGTTGTGTGTGGCATCGCCCCCTCTGTCTGCGGACGACGAGGATTGGAGTTCATTGGCCGCCGATccagatttttccatttcaccCACAATATCGACCATCCTCACCGGCCTGGAATCGACCCTCGACACTAGCACCCAGGCATGTCCACGGGCGGCCCTCAGGTCCTTGGAGAACCTGCCGGCCTCCCCAGATGCAGGAGTCTTCTGGCTGaagcaggtcagaggtcacgggAGGTGCTGGGAGCAGCAGGAGGAGTTCATGGAGTGGGAGGCCAGCATGGAGGTGAGCAGCGCCAGCTACCTCAAGGACGTCATGGTGGAGGACATGTTCCAGGACATAGACACGTCCCAACTGGAGAGGGACATGGGAATACTTGGCCTGAGGGCCAGTGGAGCTGCATACCCCACCGCAGAGGATCTTCAGTGTCTGACTCCCCTGTCCTCTACACATTCCCAGCCTCTCCCTCTCAACTACAACATGAAGGGCCTGCcgtccttctcctccttctcggCTCACGTGAGAGAAGGACTGGAGCTGGAGAATCTGATGACCACACTGGTGGAATCCTGA
- the kcnk6 gene encoding potassium channel subfamily K member 6, whose product MDSLGRSWLLLTGFVLFYFTYLLFGALVFSSIERPVEEELRRDLDALKRSFLNHSCVSAADLELFVSQVLSANRYGVTVHRNSSGPSNWDLTSAMFFANTLVTTVGYGQTAPLSDTGKIFSIVYALIGVPFTMLVLTACVQRLMYPLVLAPLGLLQRLGLKPRPAAAVHFLLLLVLVVLCFFVAPAAIFSVVEGKWSFLDGFYFCFISLCTIGLGDFVPAMQPEQNLKEVYQITVMVYLFLGLMMMYLLLRTFHKMSDLHGLTTFLQLPRCEESDLDEDREPIMENQQGDQKRSQHTQQAASEHLEPASQPSYNSISTR is encoded by the exons ATGGATTCCCTCGGCAGGTCCTGGCTGCTGCTCACCGGCTTCGTCCTCTTCTACTTCACCTACCTCCTCTTCGGAGCTCTGGTCTTCTCCAGCATCGAGCGGCCGGTCGAGGAGGAGCTGCGCCGCGACTTGGACGCCCTCAAGCGGAGCTTCCTCAACCATAGCTGCGTCTCCGCCGCCGACCTGGAGCTCTTCGTGTCCCAGGTGCTGTCCGCCAACAGGTACGGCGTCACGGTGCACAGGAACTCCTCCGGCCCGTCCAACTGGGACCTGACCTCGGCTATGTTCTTCGCCAACACGCTGGTCACCACCGTGG GTTATGGTCAAACCGCTCCTCTGTCCGACACTGGGAAGATCTTCTCCATCGTCTACGCTCTGATCGGCGTGCCGTTCACCATGCTGGTGCTGACGGCCTGCGTCCAAAGGTTGATGTACCCGCTGGTCCTTGCCCCCCTCGGCCTCCTGCAGCGTTTGGGCCTGAAGCCTCGGCCGGCCGCCGCcgtccacttcctgctgctgctaGTGTTGGTGGTGCTGTGCTTCTTTGTGGCGCCGGCGGCCATCTTCAGTGTGGTGGAAGGCAAATGGTCCTTTCTGGACGGTTTCTACTTCTGCTTCATCTCGCTGTGCACCATCGGGTTGGGGGACTTTGtccccgccatgcagcctgagcAGAACCTCAAGGAGGTGTACCAGATCACTGTCATGG tcTACCTCTTCCTAGGCTTAATGATGATGTACCTGCTGCTGCGCACCTTTCACAAAATGTCCGACCTGCACGGCCTGACCACCTTCCTGCAGCTGCCGCGCTGCGAGGAGTCTGACCTGGACGAAGACCGCGAACCCATCATGGAGAACCAGCAGGGCGACCAGAAGCGCTCACAGCACACGCAGCAGGCCGCCAGCGAGCATCTGGAGCCCGCCTCGCAGCCGTCCTACAACTCCATCAGCACCAGATGA
- the si:ch211-14c7.2 gene encoding uncharacterized protein si:ch211-14c7.2 — protein MSTGSEVRLCRQIHHIQMRPRWSTMLQHNNNNNYPCLSSSPCEAPLKCSSTSLPLPSRLELGLGDLPLIRGLRAWALCSKNRQKGGAPVGGGRAPATPPASLRTSCSRPADVHLNRGWGRTGYGLPLDARQAGIGALVTVATLKTSEGNGKTQTQCLFVRNDKGSCLYSTAKPSSGGTTGAGGWLRGKSGAARRDDASTLQTETSSAVRGRVRSGRRWRKSGHSAGREKGGNGEEPEEEAAKKQEVGLERLPGPQQHDGEGCQDSEGLPGSPGFCQHDSSTQLEEDRLRGGIPTRLSQEKTPMKKQREEKEEDSLCRSDTLEGPNPDLESIHSHTEWGGSKDSNMKGENQDVILPAGGEGEGSEVTCQHTEPSHPAGDSTSKAKSEVSQVERVQGNVELERTVNLTTTQGHLDNNGHLERELSPLVKQRGDDDVAEADWILKERKEGGASPVAPRLHNPAPSIHPTGTIATTLPRVDAEEEVRGPDGRKLERREEKHSEDEEEEDDFGVFMQAEGGALWSEGVGMSAPVPCGSSVALEESCDWKTTWTGSPSQQSGDAWTAFPQVEGRDVAGQWWPEEERRNHDNLAGLFTSAFPSLPDLPSCDPGDPEVIPTLTQLLGGSSGQEQRLLDGFHDLSKMIVHRYKRGSGGVSRDLLLRSLHVEQPSTDGRPVPWWTNRRPSPGLHSANQHAHKAVAKRRLSCDYNRSITD, from the exons ATGAGCACAG gaagtgaggttcGATTGTGTCGTCAGATTCATCACATCCAAATGCGTCCCAGGTGGAGCACCATGTTgcagcacaacaacaacaacaactacccCTGCCTCAGCAGTTCCCCCTGCGAGGCCCCTCTCAAGTGCTCCTCCACCTCCCTGCCCCTCCCCAGCAGGCTGGAGCTGGGCCTGGGTGACCTGCCACTCATTCGGGGGCTGAGAGCCTGGGCACTGTGTTCCAAGAATCGCCAAAAGGGCGGCGCTCCAGTAGGGGGTGGACGAGCACCGGCGACACCACCTGCCAGCCTGAGGACTTCCTGTTCAAGGCCGGCGGACGTGCACCTGAACAGGGGGTGGGGCCGCACGGGTTACGGCCTCCCCCTGGACGCCAGACAGGCGGGGATCGGCGCTCTGGTGACAGTGGCCACCCTGAAGACGTCTGAAGGCAACGGGAAGACGCAGACTCAGTGTCTCTTTGTCCGCAATGACAAAGGAAGTTGTTTGTACTCCACAGCCAAGCCCTCCTCCGGTGGGACGACTGGGGCGGGGGGCTGGCTGAGAGGGAAGTCGGGGGCAGCGAGGAGGGACGACGCTTCCACTCTTCAAACGGAGACGTCAAGTGCAGTCAGAGGTCGAGTGCGGTCAGGCCGGAGATGGAGGAAGTCTGGTCACTCCGCTGGCCGAGAGAAGGGAGGCAACGGGGAGGAGCCTGAGGAGGAAGCTgcaaagaaacaggaagtgggcctGGAGCGCCTTCCCGGCCCCCAGCAACATGACGGGGAAGGCTGTCAGGACAGTGAAGGACTGCCAGGGAGTCCTGGATTCTGTCAACATGATTCCAGCACTCAGCTGGAAGAGGACAGGCTGAGAGGAGGCATTCCGACAAGGCTGAGCCAGGAGAAGACGCCCATGAAGAAGCAGCGggaagagaaggaggaggactCGTTGTGTAGGAGTGACACTTTGGAGGGGCCCAACCCTGACCTGGAATCTATTCACTCTCACACGGAATGGGGAGGCAGCAAGGACTCAAACATGAAAGGGGAAAACCAGGACGTCATCCTTCCAGCAGGAGGAGAAGGGGAAGGGAGTGAAGTCACATGCCAACACACCGAGCCCTCCCATCCTGCAGGGGACAGCACCAGCAAAGCTAAAAGTGAAGTTTCCCAGGTCGAGAGGGTGCAAGGGAACGTCGAGCTGGAGCGTACTGTGAATTTGACCACAACACAAGGACATTTGGACAACAACGGCCATCTTGAGAGGGAACTTTCACCTTTGGTAAAACAGAGAGGTGATGATGACGTTGCGGAAGCTGATTGGATACTTAAGGAGAGAaaagagggcggagcctctcctgTTGCTCCGCGCCTGCATAATCCTGCCCCCTCCATACACCCCACGGGCACCATAGCAACTACTCTGCCCCGCGTGGACGCAGAAGAAGAAGTCAGGGGCCCAGACGGGAGAAAGCTGGAGCGCCGGGAGGAGAAGCACagcgaggatgaggaggaggaagatgacttTGGAGTTTTCATGCAGGCAGAGGGAGGAGCACTGTGGAGCGAGGGCGTCGGCATGTCTGCCCCGGTGCCTTGTGGGAGCTCAGTTG CATTGGAGGAGTCATGTGACTGGAAGACCACCTGGACAGGAAGCCCGAGCCAGCAGTCAGGTGACGCCTGGACTGCCTTTCCTCAGGTTGAGGGTCGGGACGTGGCGGGACAGTGGTGGCCTGAGGAAGAGAGGAGAAACCACGACAATCTG GCGGGTCTCTTTACGTCAGCATTCCCCTCACTGCCCGACCTACCGTCCTGTGACCCCGGTGACCCTGAGGTTATTCCCACATTGACGCAGCTCCTGGGAGGAAGCAGCGGTCAGGAGCAGCG GCTTCTGGATGGCTTCCATGATCTCAGCAAAATGATCGTCCACAGATACAAACGAGGAAGTGGCGGCGTGTCACGTGACCTGTTGTTGCGGTCCTTACACGTGGAGCAGCCCAGCACA GACGGCAGACCAGTCCCCTGGTGGACCAATCGCCGCCCCTCACCCGGCCTCCACTCAGCCAATCAGCACGCCCACAAAGCGGTTGCCAAGCGACGGCTGTCGTGTGACTACAATAGAAGCATCACTGACTGA